One Brassica napus cultivar Da-Ae chromosome C2, Da-Ae, whole genome shotgun sequence DNA window includes the following coding sequences:
- the LOC125575017 gene encoding E3 ubiquitin-protein ligase HUWE1-like, with protein sequence MTGAIDDKLLAFLKGFHELIPQKNAAIFNAEELRDAMSGMPTIHVEALKQTAIYVNYVGDDVVIQWFWEVLESFEHSDKAKFLGFVTGTQRVPSDGLELTIVRSGATNRLPAGHTCAKQLDLPRYSTKEQLRDKLLKAIQGCDRFCFG encoded by the exons ATGACAGGAGCTATAGACGACAAACTCCTGGCCTTCCTCAAAGGTTTCCATGAACTTATCCCACAGAAGAATGCCGCAATCTTCAACGCCGAAGAGCTTAGGGATGCTATGAGTGGCATGCCTACTATTCACG tTGAGGCTTTGAAACAAACAGCAATCTATGTGAACTACGTAGGAGATGATGTTGTAATTCAATGGTTCTGGGAGGTGTTAGAGTCTTTCGAGCACAGTGACAAGGCTAAATTTCTTGGCTTCGTCACTGGAACACAACGG gTCCCGTCAGACGGCTTGGAACTGACTATCGTGAGAAGTGGGGCTACTAACCGTCTACCTGCTGGACATACATg TGCTAAACAACTAGACCTTCCAAGATACTCTACAAAGGAGCAACTTAGGGATAAGTTACTAAAAGCCATTCAAGGGTGTGATCGTTTTTGTTTTGGGTAG
- the LOC111202530 gene encoding tol-Pal system protein TolA-like, with the protein MDKESCWADDDDDAAVDRWTKIKRKGKKQVFFEEQFGIDFEARTSRNEGQAHAESGQAHADSVEATGATPESAFQAMEGRLMNAVREAMKEMNEKVTSLSHKLALLEEEVKSLRLSDKPADQDAPQKQADQDAPQKQTDQDDSSEDDESGEDDGSDNKESEEEDGSDSKDGGFIEDVTNENQGGDGDMDDTDAEMYAHAAEFERSLEMKKKRPREDDGNEAVRAKSRFSPVGTRSKKAAEKTAAEKAPGKKAPGKKTPDKKAAGKKAAEEDAAQKKQKTE; encoded by the coding sequence ATGGACAAGGAAAGTTGTTGGGCCGATGACGACGATGATGCAGCAGTTGATCGTTGGACGAAGATAAAACGGAAAGGGAAGAAACAAGTTTTCTTTGAAGAACAGTTCGGCATTGATTTTGAGGCTCGTACATCTCGTAATGAAGGTCAGGCTCATGCAGAATCTGGTCAGGCTCATGCAGATTCGGTAGAGGCTACTGGAGCTACTCCTGAATCTGCTTTTCAAGCGATGGAAGGTCGGCTTATGAATGCAGTCCGAGAGGCTATGAAGGAAATGAACGAAAAAGTCACTTCATTGTCGCATAAGCTAGCTCTTTTAGAAGAGGAGGTGAAAAGTCTTAGGTTGAGTGACAAGCCGGCAGACCAAGATGCCCCTCAGAAGCAGGCGGACCAAGATGCCCCTCAAAAGCAGACTGACCAAGATGATAGTAGTGAGGATGATGAGTCGGGGGAAGACGATGGTAGTGACAATAAAGAGTCGGAAGAAGAGGATGGTAGTGACAGTAAAGATGGTGGTTTCATCGAGGATGTTACAAATGAAAATCAGGGGGGCGATGGTGACATGGATGACACTGATGCAGAGATGTATGCACATGCAGCGGAGTTCGAGAGAAGTTTAGAGATGAAAAAGAAGAGGCCAAGAGAGGATGATGGAAATGAAGCAGTTCGTGCGAAAAGTAGGTTTAGTCCCGTTGGTACAAGAAGTAAGAAGGCAGCTGAGAAGACAGCAGCTGAGAAGGCACCAGGTAAGAAGGCACCAGGTAAGAAGACACCAGATAAAAAGGCAGCAGGTAAGAAGGCAGCTGAGGAGGACGCAGCCCAGAAGAAGCAGAAGACGGAGTGA